A genomic window from Fundidesulfovibrio magnetotacticus includes:
- a CDS encoding SpoIIE family protein phosphatase, with protein sequence MSRPPSVTPSRGLAFRLSLVILACTTAIFGAAFAWYHTASKEALVRQAREDAGNLTLASTRKIESVLASVEEIPGLLAYGYGKARPTRQAIRQDLTGFIVYNPAVYGACVAYAPGAYEPGLRRFAPYAYKVEGVPVVKELEGDGYPLADWFLIPKELGRPLWSEPYFDEGGGGIVMSTYGVPFHSVEDGRRAFKGVVTADVSLEWLRELLSGITVYRSGYAFLLSRNGVFLTHPDASYVMRESVFSLAEQAGSQELRRIGQEMIRGGTGFVRLPEFVLGRPAWLSYAPVMKTGWSMGLVIPEGELFADLERLGRQVLGIGLGGFALLFAVVVVVSTSITRPLKTLAGRTAEIARGNLDIPVPQPATGDEVGQLARSFEEMRLALREYIANLTETTKAKERMESELKIARTIQMSFLPKRFPPFPEIEAFELHAALEPALEVGGDLFDFFMLEDGRLLFLVGDVSGKGVPAALFMAVTKTLIKGIAEVEHSPAAILDRVNRELLVDNESMLFVTMFLGILDHQTGELVYSNAGHNPPALMGGGAASWLPLPKGLFLGVMDVAVYKDMSVRLAPGQCLLVTTDGVNEAVDEARAFYTSERLLETAAALSGRGAREVCEGVTSSVRAFQGRAAQADDITVLALVYRGAARGER encoded by the coding sequence GTGTCCCGGCCCCCTAGCGTGACGCCCTCGCGGGGCCTGGCCTTCCGGCTCTCCCTGGTGATCCTGGCCTGCACCACGGCCATCTTCGGGGCGGCCTTCGCCTGGTACCACACCGCGTCCAAGGAGGCCCTGGTGCGCCAGGCCCGGGAGGACGCGGGCAACCTGACCCTGGCGAGCACCCGCAAGATCGAATCCGTCCTGGCCTCGGTGGAGGAGATCCCGGGCCTGCTGGCCTACGGCTACGGCAAGGCCAGGCCCACCCGGCAGGCAATCCGGCAGGACCTCACGGGCTTCATCGTCTACAACCCGGCGGTCTACGGGGCCTGCGTGGCCTATGCGCCCGGGGCCTACGAGCCGGGGCTGCGCCGGTTCGCGCCCTACGCCTACAAGGTGGAGGGCGTGCCCGTGGTCAAGGAGCTGGAGGGGGACGGCTACCCCCTGGCCGACTGGTTCCTCATTCCCAAGGAACTGGGCCGCCCCCTGTGGAGCGAGCCCTACTTCGACGAGGGCGGCGGTGGCATCGTCATGAGCACCTACGGCGTGCCCTTCCACTCCGTGGAGGACGGCCGCCGGGCCTTCAAGGGCGTGGTCACGGCGGACGTGTCCCTGGAGTGGCTGCGCGAGCTGCTCTCGGGCATCACGGTGTACCGCTCGGGCTACGCCTTCCTGCTCTCGCGCAACGGGGTGTTCCTCACGCACCCGGACGCCTCCTACGTGATGCGCGAGTCGGTGTTCAGCCTGGCGGAGCAGGCGGGCAGCCAGGAGCTGCGCCGCATCGGCCAGGAGATGATCCGGGGCGGAACGGGCTTCGTGCGCCTGCCGGAGTTCGTGCTGGGCCGCCCGGCCTGGCTCTCCTACGCGCCCGTGATGAAGACCGGGTGGTCCATGGGCCTGGTGATCCCCGAGGGCGAGCTCTTCGCCGACCTGGAGCGCCTGGGTCGGCAGGTGCTGGGCATCGGCCTGGGCGGGTTCGCGCTGCTCTTCGCGGTGGTCGTGGTGGTGTCCACGTCCATCACGCGGCCCCTGAAGACCCTGGCCGGGCGCACCGCCGAGATCGCCCGGGGCAACCTGGACATCCCCGTGCCCCAGCCCGCCACGGGGGACGAGGTGGGCCAGCTGGCGCGCTCCTTCGAGGAGATGCGCCTGGCCCTGCGCGAGTACATCGCCAACCTCACCGAGACCACCAAGGCCAAGGAGCGCATGGAGTCCGAGCTGAAGATCGCCCGGACCATCCAGATGAGTTTCCTGCCCAAGCGCTTCCCGCCCTTCCCGGAGATCGAGGCCTTCGAGCTGCACGCCGCGCTGGAGCCCGCCCTGGAGGTGGGCGGCGACCTCTTCGACTTCTTCATGCTGGAGGACGGCAGGCTCCTCTTCCTGGTGGGCGACGTGTCCGGCAAGGGCGTGCCCGCCGCGCTCTTCATGGCCGTGACCAAGACGCTCATCAAAGGCATCGCCGAGGTGGAGCACTCCCCGGCCGCCATCCTGGACCGCGTGAACCGCGAGCTTCTGGTGGACAACGAGTCCATGCTCTTCGTGACCATGTTCCTGGGCATCCTGGACCACCAGACGGGCGAGCTGGTCTATTCCAACGCCGGGCACAACCCCCCGGCGCTGATGGGCGGGGGCGCGGCCTCCTGGCTGCCCCTGCCCAAGGGCCTCTTCCTGGGCGTGATGGACGTGGCCGTCTACAAGGACATGAGCGTGCGCCTGGCGCCAGGCCAGTGCCTGCTGGTGACCACCGACGGCGTGAACGAGGCCGTGGACGAGGCGCGGGCCTTCTACACCTCCGAGCGGCTCCTGGAGACGGCGGCCGCCCTCTCCGGGCGCGGGGCGCGCGAGGTCTGCGAAGGCGTGACGTCCTCGGTGCGGGCCTTCCAGGGCCGGGCGGCGCAGGCCGACGACATCACCGTGCTGGCCCTGGTCTACAGGGGGGCGGCGCGAGGAGAGCGTTGA
- a CDS encoding GNAT family N-acetyltransferase — protein sequence MEQVIFVEGGWELLERTAALWERLNAHHARVNPDFEALFAGRDFAWRLAKWRAASGGGLRAWLALAGDDPVGFAVAAVDAAGAGELATLFVEEAWRGRGLGRELAERCLAWLEGRSVGNVSLEVVGGNAGAVAFYETLGFRVRKLRMERVAQAGSPPHGVDDN from the coding sequence GTGGAACAGGTGATTTTCGTGGAGGGCGGCTGGGAGCTTCTGGAGCGCACGGCCGCCCTGTGGGAGCGGCTCAACGCCCACCACGCGCGGGTGAACCCGGATTTCGAAGCGCTCTTCGCCGGGCGGGACTTCGCCTGGCGTCTGGCCAAGTGGCGCGCCGCCTCGGGTGGCGGCCTGCGTGCCTGGCTTGCCCTGGCCGGGGACGATCCCGTGGGATTCGCCGTGGCGGCCGTCGACGCGGCGGGGGCGGGCGAGCTGGCCACGCTCTTCGTGGAGGAGGCCTGGCGCGGCCGCGGCCTCGGGCGCGAGTTGGCGGAGCGGTGCCTCGCCTGGCTGGAGGGCCGCAGCGTTGGCAATGTCTCCCTGGAGGTGGTGGGGGGCAACGCGGGGGCCGTGGCCTTCTACGAGACGCTGGGCTTCAGGGTGCGCAAGCTGCGCATGGAGCGCGTGGCCCAGGCGGGATCGCCGCCACACGGCGTGGATGACAACTAG